The Paenibacillus sp. RC334 nucleotide sequence GGCTGCAATGCTCGATGATAGAAAGCAAACGTGATATGAAAGTATTTATCAACTGAGTAATGGTCGTTTCTTCATAGTGGCGTTTGCTATATTTCATGAACAAATGCAGTTGTCCATGAACGATGGAACAGTTAAGTTCCAACAGGCTTGTTCCATGATTAAGCGGTGAGCTATGGTCCTGTGCTGCGTCACGTGTAAAACTTAACCACTGGTCTAGCCCGCTCGTAGTTGTCTGATCGAATTGACCCAAATAATTGAATAGAGCCTGAGGCTCGGAAGTTGTTAGCTCGGAACGGACTTCTTCGTTCGGATGGCAGTATCTCAAAGCACCGTATGACATGCCGCGATGAGGAATAGAACGTAACTGCTCTTTAACGGATTTGATCGTAACTCCCAAGGAGTGAGTGTCCGTAACCCGGATGCATACCGGAAACATCGAGGTGAACCAACCGATGGTTCTTGTCAGATCCATATCGGATACAGAGTGTTCACGTCCATGCCCCTCCAGCCGAAACACAACCGTCTCCTGTCCGGACCAAACGGAGAGCGCCAGCGACCAGGCCGTAAGCAGCAGGTCGTTGATCTCGGTATGATATGCCTGGGAGCAATGGTACAAGAGTAGCTGCGTATCGTTGGTAGTAAGCATTGTAACCAATTCCGAAGACTCACTGCTCATTTTATAATCCGCGTAATGGTCTACCGGCAGCACAAATGCTGCATTTTGGAGCTGCACTTTTTTCCAGTAATCTATATGACTTAAAGTAACTTCATTTTTGGCATAATTCATCATTACGGACTGCCACTTTTTGTACGGATTTGAAACAGGAGACAACTCGGTACCTTGATACAATTGATCCAATTCCTGAACCAATATTCTCCAGGACACGCCATCAATAACCAAATGATGAATCGTTATAAATAAGCGGACTTGACCGTCAGGGTGACCCTGGATTACGCCTGCATAAACCATCTGGCCTGTCGCGTAATTCAGTTGTCTGTTCCATGCATCACATATGCTTGAAATTTCAGATTCGGGATCAGCGATTTGCTGAATGGTATGACTGGCAAGTTGAATGGTGGTATCCGTTCGGTAGCGCTGCGAATATCCATGCTTGCCAGCTACGAGCTGCATCGAGAGCTCTGGATGAAGTCTGATCAATTGTTGGATGGCCGTTTCCAGCTTTACGGGATCACAATCACGGAGTAGAAACAGCTGGGATTGATTGAAATAATGCGGTTCTTTGAACTGCTGCTCGAAAAACCAGTGCTGGATCGGCGTCAGACCAAATTCGCCTGTCAAATCAACCATACTATCTTCCTTCTTCTCACGTTCTGTCCAAGTAACCACAGCAGCTAATTCCTTGATAGTTGGATGCTCTGCAACTTGTCTTGGGGTCAGCATCATACCGTGATCTCTGGCCATAGAGACGACCTGAATGGCCAGGATTGAATCTCCCCCGGCCGCGTAAAAATGATCGTTTACACCGATATCGCCTCTTTTTAAAATTTGTCGCCAAATGCAAAGCAGTCGCTTTTCGAAACTGCCCTCTCCTGCTTCCACAGCATTGTCAGCAGAGACAAATAATGTGGTCGGATCGGGAAGAGCTTGACGATCAACTTTCCCGTTTGTATTTACGGGGATTGAATCCAACTGACAAAAATAAGCAGGAACCATATAAGCAGGTAAAATAGAGCCTGCATACTGGGCCAATTCAGCCTCAGTCAGCCTTTTTAAGGCAGTATAGTAAGCCACCAGTTTATGGAAGGACTCATCCTTCCAGGCTCGAACGACACATTGACGGATGTCAGGGTGCTGGCGAAGCTGATGCTCTATTTCACCCAGTTCGATACGGTAGCCTCTGATTTTAATCTGTTCATCACTACGGCCGATAAATACCAGTTCACCATCTGGCGTCCATTTCACGACGTCTCCGGTTCGATATAACCGCTCTCGCTGTCCGATGATCATCTCTTTGTGAACGAAACGCTCCTGGGTCAGCTCCTCACGATTCAGGTATCCTCTGGCAAGCCCTACGCCACCCACCCATAATTCACCGGGAACACCGACCGGCACAGAATTACCAAATGGATTGAATACAAACAATCGTTTGTTATAGGTGGGTTTGCCAATCGTGATTTCTGCCTCTGGTTTGCATACCGAGGTGGAACATAAAATCGTCACTTCGGTCGGTCCGTAAGCGTTCACAAACAGTCGTCCTCTTCCCCAATAATTCACAATATCAGGCGTACAGGGTTCTCCCGCGGATACGATTGTATGCAGTTCAGGCAGTTCTCTTGGTTTCATGGTTCGCAGCACAGACGGCGTCAGCATGGCAATGTGGATATTTTTCTCTTCGAGTACATCTGAAATATCCGCATAAGGAGGCAGCTCCTCATTCGACAGCACAACAAGTGTCCCGCCTACTGTTAACGTTCCGATCCATTCGTAGACCGAAGCGTCGAAACTGATGGAAGCGAATTGCATAACTCTGGAGCCAGGGGTAATACGAAACTTTTCAACAAGGTAAGGGATTAACGTAACCAGTCCGGCGTGCTCAATAAGCGTCCCCTTCGGATTTCCAGTGGAGCCGGATGTGTAGATGACATAGGCCAGGTCGTTCTGTTTAACCTGAATATTCAAATTCTCGTCGGGATGATCATACTGCTGCACCAGGCATTCATCTACACAAATAAGCGAATGCGCTTTCATATTCATTTGATTCATAGATGGATTTAGCTTATTTACCAGTTGGCTGTGCGTGATAATCATTTTGGCCTGAGCATCTTCTAAAATAAATCGAACCCGTTCTCCAGGATATTGGGGATCGACCGGAAGATAAGCGGCCCCTGCCTTCATAACTCCTAGCATTGCCGGGATTACATCTGCGCTTCTGTCCATAAAGATGGCAATCAGCGTGCCGGGTTGTAAAGCGCCATCCTCTCCTGTGGAAACCGACTCTAGAATCACGCGGCCGATTTGATTAGCCCGCTGATTTAACTGCGAATAGGTCAGCTTCTGCCCTTCAAACTCCAATGCGATTGCATCGGGAGTTCTGGCAGCCTGCTCCTCAATCAATTGAACCACGGTTTTATCCAAAGGATATGCTTGTTCCGTATCATTCCATTGTTGTATCTGCTCGTATTCTTTCGTTGTCAGTATGGGGTGAAGGAGTACCGCTTTCTCCGGAAGATGGAGTGCATTAGCCAGCAGTATCT carries:
- a CDS encoding amino acid adenylation domain-containing protein, whose translation is MIQPYLPLFSHRRGDAGQTEDKDQVLYHIRLETRQVKTIMEFVQQHQLGMPSFIAAIWSVLLSHYANQYTVPVLYSMLSDREGTQRRQDYPLFIHIQKEDHLLSLMQRIKAKWDKRDSSSEWSEDLSQYMKVDSPPEIDGDFFNVGIVETCGDLSHSSSSTKALASLCGINQPEIALCYRHGSERLECAIHYDSRHFGKKQIANLAGHFQILLANALHLPEKAVLLHPILTTKEYEQIQQWNDTEQAYPLDKTVVQLIEEQAARTPDAIALEFEGQKLTYSQLNQRANQIGRVILESVSTGEDGALQPGTLIAIFMDRSADVIPAMLGVMKAGAAYLPVDPQYPGERVRFILEDAQAKMIITHSQLVNKLNPSMNQMNMKAHSLICVDECLVQQYDHPDENLNIQVKQNDLAYVIYTSGSTGNPKGTLIEHAGLVTLIPYLVEKFRITPGSRVMQFASISFDASVYEWIGTLTVGGTLVVLSNEELPPYADISDVLEEKNIHIAMLTPSVLRTMKPRELPELHTIVSAGEPCTPDIVNYWGRGRLFVNAYGPTEVTILCSTSVCKPEAEITIGKPTYNKRLFVFNPFGNSVPVGVPGELWVGGVGLARGYLNREELTQERFVHKEMIIGQRERLYRTGDVVKWTPDGELVFIGRSDEQIKIRGYRIELGEIEHQLRQHPDIRQCVVRAWKDESFHKLVAYYTALKRLTEAELAQYAGSILPAYMVPAYFCQLDSIPVNTNGKVDRQALPDPTTLFVSADNAVEAGEGSFEKRLLCIWRQILKRGDIGVNDHFYAAGGDSILAIQVVSMARDHGMMLTPRQVAEHPTIKELAAVVTWTEREKKEDSMVDLTGEFGLTPIQHWFFEQQFKEPHYFNQSQLFLLRDCDPVKLETAIQQLIRLHPELSMQLVAGKHGYSQRYRTDTTIQLASHTIQQIADPESEISSICDAWNRQLNYATGQMVYAGVIQGHPDGQVRLFITIHHLVIDGVSWRILVQELDQLYQGTELSPVSNPYKKWQSVMMNYAKNEVTLSHIDYWKKVQLQNAAFVLPVDHYADYKMSSESSELVTMLTTNDTQLLLYHCSQAYHTEINDLLLTAWSLALSVWSGQETVVFRLEGHGREHSVSDMDLTRTIGWFTSMFPVCIRVTDTHSLGVTIKSVKEQLRSIPHRGMSYGALRYCHPNEEVRSELTTSEPQALFNYLGQFDQTTTSGLDQWLSFTRDAAQDHSSPLNHGTSLLELNCSIVHGQLHLFMKYSKRHYEETTITQLINTFISRLLSIIEHCSQANYEEFTPSDFQSVSLEQHSLDQIVKTYSKQYGLNKMMHLSPLQEGLLFHYLDHPSSDQYFVQVSWKYHGRLEVNRYQEAWSHVIAENDCLRTCYVWDELDKPIQCVLRKVELDWTFWILEQSLQIGNRSISNNGQRRIVIGVSICISLRTV